Within the Macaca nemestrina isolate mMacNem1 chromosome 5, mMacNem.hap1, whole genome shotgun sequence genome, the region aaaataatgacatgtaggtaataaatagaaaataagatttttagaGCTCACATTTACACTGACAATGCCCAAGGTTTCCCCTCCAGAATATAGTGCTCAGAAAAGTTAAACTTGCTGCCAGGTGATCTTTAGGGCCCAAAGGTCaccattaatattattttatttttaaaagaaacttttccTGGTGTAAGGACTTTGCTGTGCGACAAAGAATATGTGTATCTCCTGACgagttttcttttattgattgaGCCTAAATTTCCTGACTTCTGTGACAGCAACTAGGCTTCTGCTTGGGATGTTCTCTAACGAATAGTGGGAAGTAATCCTTACAATCAGATAGAGTAGCTTCAAATCTCAGTTTTATTTATGTGTAAGGGGCTAGTTACTTAACGTAAATTCTTGAAGTCATCCACCTGTAAAAGAGGATATTCCATTTCACAGCTgactgtaggaaaaaaaaaaaatcaatgaatgaatgcattcTAAGGACTACCACACAAATGTTAATTCCTTGTAACCCTCCTCTCTTAAAATGAAATTTCAGGAAAGGAAGTAGCTGTGGACAAAGTCGTTCCAGGACACGGAGGAGGTGGCTGAGGGAGAACACAGTCCTTGGAGCCTTAAAAAGGCTTACAGATAAAGCATATGAATGTAGCACCgggaattttcatttctttgctccaACTTCAGGCTATCCTGTTGCCTGTTCTTTCTCTTAAACCTCAATATGTTCAGCTAGGAAGATGGTAGAGTTCCTGATCTTGCCAAGAGGTAATATATATAGCTACGTGAAGTAATCCATTAATTATAAACTCAGTAAACTTTGTAAAGAAATTAGTAGAGTTGGAAGGGGGATAATGAGAACGCCTGGTAGCGATCTGCCATGGTTTAGAAATGCAACCAACAGAGGTGATTTCCTCCGTCAAATGCCGCTCCAATCATTTACAAGTTAACAACGAACTACAAGACGAATTTCGCTTTCTCAGAGCTTATTTTAGATTTAATACTACCCCAAACTTGATTTCCACCCGGCTACTCCAAGTCAAGGGCAATAGGATGTTAAAGTGAAACTAAAAGCGAAAACATagctttaggccgggcgcggtggctcaagcctgtaatcccagcactttgggaggccgaggcgggcggatcacaaggtcaggagatcaagaccacagtgaaaccccgtctctactaaaaatacaaaaaattagccgggcgcggtggcgggcgcctgtagtcctagctactcaggaggctgaggcaggagaatggcgtgaacccaggaggcggagcttgcagtgagccgagatcgcgccactgcactccagcctgggcaacagcgtgagactccgtctaaaaaaaaaaaaaaaaaaaaaaagaaaacatagcttTAAGGTGGTGGTGTGCGGGAAGAAAAGTGGGGATCAACCTAGAACACGATTTTTCCTTAGCTGCTGAGTGAAATGTCTCATATTAAGCTGCATACGCACTTACTCCTTGGTGACGCTTACAATCTATAGGAGAAAAAACAACGAACCTGGACTTTTTGAGGGCAGTCTCGCTCTTATACCCCAGGTTTGAGTACAacggctcgatctcggctcactgcaacctccgcctcccgggctcaaacgattcttctgactgcctcccaagtagctgggattaagtctgccaccattcccggctaatttttgtatattttagtagaaacggggtttcaccatgttggctaggctggtctcgaactcctgacctcatgtgatccgccctcctcggcctccaaaagtgctgggattacaggcgtgagccactgcgcgcgGCCGAACTTGAACGTTTTAGTAAACCCTTACTATCCCATGTGTTGCTTAGCCATTTTACCTTGCCAACTCTGGAAAATTACAGATCTTTAAACGACAACATGGGTGGCTCTTAAAAGAGCCTTTGGGTTGTTGGCGCTTTTACTCAGGTAACTATTTACTTGGAGCTGGTGTACTTGGTGACAGCCTTGGTGCCCTCCGACACCGCGTGTTTGGCCAGCTCCCCGGGGAGCAGCAGGCGCACGGCCGTTTGTATCTCCCTGGAAGTGATAGTCGAGCGCTTGTTGTAATGCGCCAGGCGGGAAGCCTCGCCTGCGATACGCTCAAAAATGTCGTTGACGAAGGAGTTCATGATACCCATAGCCTTGGACGAGATGCCGGTGTCGGGGTGGACCTGCTTCAGCACCTTGTACACGTACACAGAATAGCTCTCCTTACGGCTGCGCTTGCGCTTCTTGCCGTCCTTCTTCTGTGCCTTGGTCACCGCCTTCTTCGAGCCCTTCTTCGGGGCAGGGGCTGACTTAGCTGGTTCTGGCATGTTCGCAGCCGAAGTGACACTGTAAAACGACCACAGGGAAATGCTGGCGA harbors:
- the LOC105482601 gene encoding histone H2B type 1-C/E/F/G/I; protein product: MPEPAKSAPAPKKGSKKAVTKAQKKDGKKRKRSRKESYSVYVYKVLKQVHPDTGISSKAMGIMNSFVNDIFERIAGEASRLAHYNKRSTITSREIQTAVRLLLPGELAKHAVSEGTKAVTKYTSSK